A stretch of Suncus etruscus isolate mSunEtr1 chromosome 9, mSunEtr1.pri.cur, whole genome shotgun sequence DNA encodes these proteins:
- the LOC126018630 gene encoding olfactory receptor 4P4-like → MENLNNVTEFILLGFSQKMELEIFCFLLFLVCYTAILFGNLLVMISITCCQLIHQPMYFFLSYLSFSDLCYTSTVTPKLIIDLLAAKKTISYNGCMTQLFTMHFFGGIEVFILTGMAYDRYVAICKPLHYTIIMSRQKCEAMLAASCAGGFLHSFGQFLLAIFLPYCGPNEIDHYFCDVYPLLKLACTDTRKIGLLVIANSGLMGLVTFVVLLISYAVILYTVRSYSVENRRKALSTCSSHITVVVLFFAPLLFIYIRPATTLPEDKVFALFYTIIAPMLNPLIYTLRNMEMKNAIKKLWCSIIGMKVIG, encoded by the coding sequence ATGGAAAATTTGAATAATGTCACAGAATTTATTCTCTTAGGATTTTCTCAAAAAATGGAACTAGAAATCTTCTGCTTTTTGCTGTTCTTAGTGTGCTACACGGCCATTTTGTTTGGAAATTTGCTGGTCATGATTTCTATCACTTGCTGTCAACTCATTCACCAGCCTATGTATTTCTTCCTGAGTTACCTCTCGTTCTCAGACCTTTGCTACACGTCCACTGTTACTCCCAAGTTAATCATTGACTTACTAGCAGCAAAGAAGACCATTTCCTACAATGGCTGCATGACACAGCTCTTTACCATGCACTTCTTTGGAGGAATTGAGGTCTTTATCCTCACAGGGATGGCTtatgaccgctatgtggccatctgcAAACCTTTGCACTACACGATTATCATGAGTCGACAGAAGTGTGAGGCCATGCTAGCTGCATCTTGTGCTGGGGGATTCCTGCATTCCTTTGGTCAGTTCCTCCTGGCGATCTTTTTACCCTACTGTGGCCCCAATGAGATCGATCACTATTTCTGTGATGTATACCCTTTGCTAAAACTGGCCTGCACGGACACCAGGAAAATTGGACTCTTGGTCATTGCTAATTCTGGCCTCATGGGCTTGGTGACATTTGTGGTTCTATTAATATCGTATGCTGTGATTTTATACACTGTCAGATCCTACTCAGTGGAGAATCGCCGCAAAGCCCTTTCCACGTGTAGTTCACACATTACTGTGGTGGTCCTCTTTTTCGCTCCTTTACTTTTCATTTATATAAGACCCGCAACTACTCTGCCAGAAGACAAAGTATTTGCTCTTTTTTATACTATCATTGCCCCCATGCTAAACCCTCTGATATATACACTAAGAAACATGGAGATGAAAAATGccataaagaaactgtggtgcagtATCATAGGAATGAAGGTAATAGGTTAA